In the Streptomyces sp. BHT-5-2 genome, one interval contains:
- a CDS encoding DUF6126 family protein — MSGAPRRKGPPLWRAVRSRTCIPTASARTCRGRRPGPGPLRSARGHGRSCPDLAARHRMSPRCGVRRARATAVRPGTRLARLPGTVLVTHRAAAHEAVRRSLWIRALLYIAVTHLVLVFLVLVVYLGRHAGT; from the coding sequence ATGTCCGGCGCACCACGACGCAAAGGGCCGCCGCTGTGGCGCGCGGTCCGCTCCCGCACCTGCATACCCACCGCCTCCGCCCGGACCTGCCGGGGCCGCCGCCCCGGTCCGGGCCCGCTGCGCTCCGCCCGCGGCCACGGGCGGAGCTGCCCCGACCTCGCCGCCCGGCACCGGATGTCGCCGCGCTGCGGCGTCCGCCGGGCCCGGGCCACTGCGGTCCGCCCCGGCACCCGCCTGGCCCGTCTGCCCGGCACCGTCCTGGTGACCCACCGGGCCGCCGCCCACGAGGCGGTCCGGCGCAGCCTGTGGATACGGGCGCTGCTCTACATCGCCGTGACCCACCTGGTGCTGGTGTTCCTCGTGCTCGTCGTCTACCTCGGCCGGCACGCCGGGACCTGA
- a CDS encoding alpha/beta hydrolase — MTAFVLVSGGHTGGWIWREVTALLRERGHTALPVTLTGMGDRRHLAGPDTDLETHIEDIVQVLDHEDVREGVLVGHCYGLLPVLGAADRRPDRAGAVVHLDTGMPRDGDAGVDVMPDPALRDLLLRLAAEGDGRFIPPPLLDDEERWGSLTGVSPADRERLVRLAAPQPLATLTRPLRLTGAAAELPGTGVFCTANGASIAAVQALVATGDPRYAVLTEPRVGYFDLDTGHYPMLSRPGELTEVLIRAAAGEGRRLG, encoded by the coding sequence ATGACGGCATTCGTCCTGGTGTCGGGTGGCCACACCGGTGGCTGGATCTGGCGGGAGGTGACCGCGCTGCTGCGGGAGCGGGGGCACACCGCGCTTCCGGTGACGCTGACCGGGATGGGCGACCGGAGGCACCTGGCCGGCCCGGACACGGACCTGGAGACGCACATCGAGGACATCGTGCAGGTGCTGGACCACGAGGACGTCCGGGAGGGGGTGCTGGTGGGGCACTGCTACGGCCTGCTCCCGGTGCTGGGGGCCGCCGACCGGCGCCCGGACCGGGCGGGCGCGGTGGTCCATCTGGACACCGGGATGCCCCGGGACGGCGACGCGGGCGTCGACGTGATGCCCGACCCGGCCCTGCGGGACCTGCTGCTGCGGCTGGCGGCGGAGGGCGACGGGCGGTTCATACCGCCTCCGCTGCTGGACGACGAGGAGCGGTGGGGCAGTCTCACCGGCGTGTCGCCGGCCGACCGGGAGCGGCTGGTGCGGCTGGCGGCGCCGCAGCCGCTGGCGACGCTGACCCGGCCGCTGCGCCTGACCGGCGCGGCCGCGGAGCTGCCCGGCACCGGTGTCTTCTGCACCGCCAACGGGGCGAGCATCGCGGCGGTGCAGGCCCTGGTGGCCACCGGGGACCCGCGGTACGCGGTGCTCACCGAGCCCCGGGTGGGCTACTTCGACCTGGACACCGGGCACTATCCGATGCTGTCGCGGCCCGGTGAGCTGACCGAGGTGCTGATCCGGGCGGCGGCCGGCGAGGGCCGCCGCCTCGGTTGA
- a CDS encoding nitrous oxide reductase family maturation protein NosD produces MSYLGCAAAVLAGALGTAPPSSASSDRDDEVLVVHPGESIQRAVDAAHPGDTVLLLPGVYRESVLIDKSHVTLRGTDGDAVIVPPGRRAGNACGRNGDGICVTGRAGGPVTGVKLRQLTVEGFRRNGIWASGTEDLTVRGVTARHNGQWGIALEKSVRSLLSDNTASENGDAGIFLANVVDEEGGALDTRRTRLVDNRLLGNRIGITVRRLRNLEIGHNTVSGNCAGIFVVGDEGRPKAGALTVRDNEVSRNNKHCPKTKRLPFLQGSGVVLTGTEETLVTHNLVRDNVGKSPLSGGVVLFPSFVKATGDRNVISDNVVLRNAPADLINADRNGRGNVFTRNTCRTSRPPGLCG; encoded by the coding sequence ATGAGCTACCTGGGCTGCGCGGCGGCGGTCCTGGCCGGGGCACTCGGAACGGCCCCGCCGTCCAGCGCCTCGTCGGACCGCGACGACGAGGTGCTCGTCGTCCACCCCGGCGAATCGATCCAGCGCGCGGTGGACGCGGCGCATCCCGGCGACACCGTGCTGCTGCTGCCGGGCGTGTACCGCGAGAGCGTGCTGATCGACAAGTCGCATGTGACGCTCCGCGGGACCGACGGCGACGCCGTGATCGTCCCGCCGGGCAGACGGGCGGGCAACGCCTGCGGGCGGAACGGCGACGGCATCTGCGTCACCGGCCGCGCCGGCGGCCCGGTCACCGGCGTCAAGCTGCGGCAGCTGACCGTCGAGGGCTTCCGCCGGAACGGCATCTGGGCCTCCGGCACCGAGGACTTGACGGTGCGCGGCGTCACCGCGCGGCACAACGGCCAGTGGGGCATCGCGCTGGAGAAGTCGGTGCGCAGCCTGCTCAGCGACAACACCGCCTCGGAGAACGGCGACGCGGGGATCTTCCTGGCCAACGTGGTCGACGAGGAGGGCGGGGCGCTCGACACCCGGCGCACCCGGCTCGTGGACAACCGGCTGCTCGGCAACCGCATCGGCATCACGGTCCGGCGGCTGCGGAACCTGGAGATCGGCCACAACACCGTGTCCGGGAACTGCGCCGGGATCTTCGTCGTCGGCGACGAGGGCCGGCCCAAGGCCGGGGCGCTGACCGTCCGGGACAACGAGGTCTCGCGGAACAACAAGCACTGCCCGAAGACCAAGCGGCTGCCGTTCCTCCAGGGCTCCGGGGTCGTCCTCACCGGCACCGAGGAGACGCTGGTGACGCACAACCTCGTCCGCGACAACGTCGGCAAGTCCCCGCTCTCCGGCGGTGTGGTGCTCTTCCCCAGCTTCGTCAAGGCCACCGGCGACCGGAACGTCATCAGCGACAACGTCGTGCTGCGGAACGCCCCGGCGGACCTGATCAACGCGGACCGGAACGGGCGGGGGAACGTCTTCACCCGCAACACCTGCCGGACCTCCAGGCCGCCCGGGCTGTGCGGCTAG
- a CDS encoding methyltransferase: MTTVSPTPQPTMRLRELVFGAACAAAVRAAARLRVADALGEQPTAVAELAAAVGTEPRPLQRLLRALACYGIFEETEDGSFAHTEMSRLLREDAPNSLRYITLWCTEPWTWEAWPRLDDAVRSGRNVFEDLYGKGFFDYLHEDARDSAQVFDRAMTTSSRQSARDIVELLDLTGVSSVADIGGGQGHVLAGLLEKYPALRGTLLDLPSVVGSADPRLREGGALADRARIVPGDCREDIPVQADLYIIKNILEWDDESTRRTLAKVVEAARPGARVVVIENLVDESPSMKFTTAMDLLLLLNVGGAKHSKESLVRHLAEAGLQVHDIVEVNPYLHAFECTVPAK; this comes from the coding sequence ATGACCACCGTGAGCCCCACCCCCCAGCCCACCATGCGGCTGCGGGAACTCGTCTTCGGTGCCGCGTGCGCGGCGGCCGTCCGGGCGGCCGCCCGGCTCCGCGTGGCCGACGCACTGGGCGAGCAGCCCACCGCGGTGGCGGAGCTGGCCGCCGCGGTGGGCACCGAACCACGGCCGCTGCAACGGCTGTTGCGGGCGCTGGCCTGCTACGGGATCTTCGAGGAGACCGAGGACGGGTCGTTCGCGCACACCGAGATGTCGCGGCTGCTGCGGGAGGACGCCCCGAACAGCCTGCGCTACATCACGCTGTGGTGCACCGAGCCGTGGACCTGGGAGGCGTGGCCGCGGCTGGACGACGCGGTGCGCTCGGGCCGGAACGTCTTCGAGGACCTCTACGGCAAGGGGTTCTTCGACTACCTGCACGAGGACGCCCGGGACTCCGCCCAGGTCTTCGACCGGGCGATGACCACCTCCAGCCGGCAGTCCGCCCGCGACATCGTCGAACTCCTCGACCTCACCGGGGTGTCGTCGGTCGCGGACATCGGCGGCGGGCAGGGCCACGTCCTGGCCGGCCTGCTGGAGAAGTACCCGGCGCTGCGCGGCACCCTGCTGGACCTGCCGTCGGTGGTGGGCAGCGCCGACCCCCGGCTCCGCGAAGGCGGTGCGCTGGCCGACCGGGCGCGGATCGTGCCCGGCGACTGCCGGGAGGACATCCCCGTGCAGGCCGACCTCTACATCATCAAGAACATCCTGGAGTGGGACGACGAGAGCACCCGGCGGACGCTGGCGAAGGTCGTCGAGGCGGCCCGGCCCGGTGCCCGGGTGGTGGTCATCGAGAACCTCGTCGACGAGAGTCCGTCGATGAAGTTCACCACCGCCATGGACCTGCTGCTGCTCCTGAACGTGGGCGGGGCCAAGCACTCCAAGGAGAGCCTGGTGCGGCACCTGGCCGAGGCGGGGCTGCAGGTCCACGACATCGTGGAGGTCAACCCGTATCTGCACGCCTTCGAGTGCACCGTCCCGGCGAAGTGA
- a CDS encoding TcmI family type II polyketide cyclase — protein MHHALIVARMKPGSAPDIAEVFAASDRTELPHLVGVNRRTLFQFGDVYLHLIESDAPPGPEIAKVHGHPEFRSVSRRLSAYVSAYDPETWRSPEDAMARQFYRWERDGTG, from the coding sequence ATGCACCACGCTCTGATCGTCGCCCGGATGAAGCCCGGCTCGGCTCCCGACATCGCCGAGGTCTTCGCGGCCTCGGACCGCACGGAGCTGCCCCACCTGGTGGGCGTCAACCGGCGGACGCTGTTCCAGTTCGGCGACGTGTACCTGCACCTCATCGAGTCCGACGCGCCGCCCGGCCCGGAGATCGCCAAGGTGCACGGGCACCCGGAGTTCCGGTCCGTCAGCCGGCGGCTGTCGGCGTACGTCAGCGCCTACGACCCGGAGACCTGGCGCAGTCCCGAGGACGCCATGGCCCGGCAGTTCTACCGCTGGGAGCGGGACGGCACCGGCTGA
- a CDS encoding SRPBCC family protein: MPGHTENEITIAAPLSLVWDMTNDLRNWTRLFSEYASVEVLSREGETTTFRLTMHPDENGKVWSWVSERTPDRGALTVRARRVETGPFKFMDIFWKYKEIPGGTSMHWTQDFAMKPEAPIDDRGMTEHINRNSRVQMELIRDRIEQRDRELRAGAPVD; the protein is encoded by the coding sequence ATGCCCGGCCACACCGAGAACGAGATCACCATCGCCGCCCCGCTCAGCCTCGTCTGGGACATGACCAACGACCTGCGGAACTGGACGCGGCTCTTCAGCGAGTACGCCTCCGTCGAGGTGCTCTCCCGCGAGGGCGAGACGACCACCTTCCGGCTGACCATGCACCCCGACGAGAACGGCAAGGTCTGGAGCTGGGTCTCCGAGCGGACCCCCGACCGCGGCGCGCTGACCGTCCGCGCCCGCCGCGTGGAGACCGGCCCGTTCAAGTTCATGGACATCTTCTGGAAGTACAAGGAGATCCCCGGCGGCACCTCGATGCACTGGACCCAGGACTTCGCCATGAAGCCCGAGGCCCCGATCGACGACCGGGGCATGACCGAGCACATCAACCGCAACTCCCGGGTCCAGATGGAGCTCATCCGGGACCGGATCGAGCAGCGCGACCGCGAACTGCGCGCCGGTGCCCCGGTCGACTGA
- a CDS encoding acyl carrier protein: protein MTARLTLDELAALMKSTAGLTVDPTEMADRPEATFAEYGLDSLGLLGIVGELENRYGRTLPPDAERAKTPRDFLDLVNTDTVTTTGA, encoded by the coding sequence ATGACCGCTCGACTGACCCTCGACGAACTGGCCGCGCTGATGAAGTCGACGGCCGGTCTCACCGTCGACCCGACGGAGATGGCGGACCGGCCCGAGGCGACCTTCGCCGAGTACGGCCTGGACTCGTTGGGCCTGCTCGGCATCGTGGGCGAGTTGGAGAACCGGTACGGCCGGACGCTGCCGCCCGACGCCGAACGCGCCAAGACCCCACGCGACTTCCTCGACCTGGTCAACACCGACACCGTCACGACGACAGGAGCCTGA
- a CDS encoding beta-ketoacyl synthase N-terminal-like domain-containing protein: MSSPRTRCSVVTGIGVIAPNGANTEAFWKATKEGISVLDRVTREGCEELPLKVAGEVRDFDPTELIEERFLVQTDRFTHFAMAAANLALDDALLGRADYNRSPFAVGVVTAAGSGGGEFGQRELQHLWGQGSRHVGPYQSIAWFYAASTGQISIRGGFKGPCGVVASDEAGGLDALAHASRAIHRGTDAVVVGAAEAPLAPYSVVCQLGYEDLSRAVEPDRAYRPFTASACGFVPAEGGAMLVVEERDAAVDRGSRPRAVLAGHAATFTGAALWDASREGLARAIQGALAEAGCAPEEIDVVFADALGVLAADRAEAQALADALGRHASEVPVTAPKTGFGRAYSGAPVLDIAAAVLSMEGSVVPPTPNIVEIDVDLDVVTGRSRPAELQTALVLSRGLMGSNAALVLRRCEKSPS, encoded by the coding sequence ATGAGTTCCCCGCGCACACGCTGTTCCGTCGTCACCGGCATCGGGGTGATCGCCCCCAACGGGGCCAACACCGAAGCCTTCTGGAAGGCCACCAAGGAGGGCATCAGCGTCCTCGACAGGGTCACCCGCGAGGGGTGCGAGGAGCTGCCCCTGAAGGTCGCCGGAGAGGTCCGCGACTTTGACCCGACCGAGCTGATCGAGGAGCGCTTCCTCGTCCAGACCGACCGGTTCACGCACTTCGCGATGGCCGCGGCCAACCTCGCGCTGGACGACGCCCTGCTGGGCCGGGCCGACTACAACCGCTCGCCGTTCGCGGTGGGAGTGGTGACGGCGGCCGGCTCCGGCGGCGGCGAGTTCGGCCAGCGGGAGCTCCAGCACCTGTGGGGCCAGGGCTCGCGCCATGTCGGCCCGTACCAGTCGATCGCCTGGTTCTACGCGGCCAGCACCGGCCAGATCTCCATCCGCGGCGGCTTCAAGGGGCCGTGCGGGGTGGTGGCCAGCGACGAGGCGGGCGGGCTGGACGCACTGGCGCACGCCAGCCGCGCCATCCACCGCGGCACCGACGCCGTGGTGGTGGGTGCCGCCGAAGCACCGCTGGCCCCGTATTCGGTGGTCTGCCAGCTCGGCTACGAGGACCTCAGCCGCGCCGTCGAACCGGACCGCGCCTACCGCCCGTTCACCGCCTCGGCGTGCGGGTTCGTGCCCGCCGAGGGCGGCGCGATGCTCGTCGTCGAGGAGCGGGACGCCGCGGTGGACCGGGGCTCCCGGCCCCGGGCCGTGCTCGCCGGTCACGCCGCCACCTTCACCGGGGCCGCCCTCTGGGACGCGTCCCGGGAGGGCCTGGCGCGGGCGATCCAGGGCGCGTTGGCGGAGGCCGGCTGCGCCCCCGAGGAGATCGACGTGGTGTTCGCGGACGCCCTCGGGGTGCTCGCGGCGGACCGGGCCGAGGCGCAGGCGCTCGCCGACGCGCTGGGCCGGCACGCCTCGGAGGTGCCGGTGACCGCACCCAAGACCGGCTTCGGCCGGGCGTACAGCGGTGCCCCCGTCCTGGACATCGCGGCCGCGGTGCTCTCCATGGAGGGCTCCGTCGTGCCCCCGACCCCCAACATCGTCGAGATCGACGTGGACCTCGACGTGGTGACCGGCAGGTCCCGGCCCGCCGAACTCCAGACGGCGCTGGTGCTGAGCCGGGGACTGATGGGCTCCAACGCGGCGCTGGTGCTGCGGCGGTGCGAGAAGTCCCCCTCCTGA
- a CDS encoding beta-ketoacyl synthase → MNRRVAVTGLGVVAPGGVGIPAFWDLLSAGRTATRGITLFDPTGFRSRIAAECDFDPAAHGLDEEQVARSDRYIQFALVAAAEALREAGLDVEREDPWRIGVSLGTAVGGTTRLEHDYVAVSEFGRRWDVDPRPAGPHLHRAFSPSSLASAVAEQIGAHGPVQTVSTGCTSGLDAIGYAFHTIEEGRADVCVAGASDSPISPITVACFDAIKATSANNDDPAHASRPFDARRDGFVMGEGGAVLVLEELEHARARGATVHCEIRGYNTFGNAYHMTGLTQEGLEMAEAINRSLAHAQLDPTQVDYINAHGSGTKQNDRHETAAVKKSLGAHAYKVPMSSIKSMVGHSLGAIGAIEVVACVLALIHQVVPPTANYENPDPECDLDYVPKTAREVPLRSVLSVGSGFGGFQSAVVLTRPGGRTR, encoded by the coding sequence ATGAACCGCCGCGTGGCGGTCACCGGCCTCGGTGTCGTCGCCCCCGGCGGCGTGGGCATCCCGGCCTTCTGGGACCTGCTGTCCGCCGGCCGCACGGCCACCCGCGGCATCACCCTCTTCGACCCGACCGGCTTCCGGTCCCGGATCGCCGCCGAGTGCGACTTCGACCCGGCCGCGCACGGTCTGGACGAGGAGCAGGTGGCCAGGTCGGACCGGTACATCCAGTTCGCGCTGGTCGCCGCGGCCGAGGCGCTGCGGGAGGCCGGCCTGGACGTGGAGCGGGAGGACCCCTGGCGGATCGGGGTGTCCCTGGGCACCGCGGTCGGCGGCACCACGCGCCTGGAGCACGACTACGTGGCGGTCAGCGAGTTCGGCCGCCGCTGGGACGTGGACCCCCGGCCCGCCGGGCCGCATCTGCACCGGGCCTTCTCGCCCAGTTCGCTGGCGTCCGCAGTCGCCGAGCAGATCGGCGCGCACGGGCCGGTGCAGACCGTCTCCACGGGGTGCACCTCCGGCCTGGACGCGATCGGTTACGCCTTCCACACCATCGAGGAGGGCCGGGCCGACGTCTGCGTCGCGGGCGCCTCGGACTCGCCGATCTCCCCGATCACGGTGGCCTGCTTCGACGCCATCAAGGCCACCTCCGCCAACAACGACGACCCCGCCCACGCCTCCCGGCCGTTCGACGCCCGGCGCGACGGGTTCGTCATGGGCGAGGGCGGCGCCGTCCTCGTCCTGGAGGAGCTGGAGCACGCCCGGGCCCGCGGTGCCACCGTCCACTGCGAGATCCGTGGCTACAACACCTTCGGCAACGCCTACCACATGACCGGCCTGACCCAGGAGGGTCTGGAGATGGCCGAGGCGATCAACCGCTCGCTGGCCCACGCGCAGCTCGACCCCACCCAGGTCGACTACATCAACGCGCACGGCTCGGGCACCAAGCAGAACGACCGCCACGAGACCGCCGCGGTCAAGAAGTCGCTGGGCGCCCACGCCTACAAGGTGCCGATGAGCTCGATCAAGTCGATGGTGGGCCACTCGCTGGGCGCGATCGGCGCGATCGAGGTCGTCGCCTGCGTCCTGGCCCTGATCCATCAGGTGGTCCCGCCGACCGCCAACTACGAGAACCCGGACCCGGAGTGCGACCTCGACTACGTGCCGAAGACCGCACGGGAAGTGCCGCTGCGGTCGGTGCTGTCCGTGGGCAGCGGATTCGGCGGCTTCCAGTCGGCCGTGGTCCTGACCCGCCCGGGTGGGAGGACCCGATGA
- a CDS encoding cupin domain-containing protein, translating into MTTHRPRIVDLSETQPNRRRGGDLRAMLTPSAVGATSGFMGMALVQPGEHIGEHYHPYSEEFVYVVQGSLEVDLDGETYALRPDQGLMIPPYMRHRFRNVGDTEARMVFHLGPLAPRPELGHVDTEGAEASTPAAPPERPEPVS; encoded by the coding sequence ATGACCACGCACCGCCCACGCATCGTGGACCTCAGCGAGACCCAGCCCAACCGCCGGCGCGGAGGTGACCTGCGCGCCATGCTGACACCCAGCGCGGTGGGCGCCACGAGCGGCTTCATGGGCATGGCACTGGTCCAGCCCGGCGAGCACATCGGGGAGCACTACCACCCGTATTCCGAGGAGTTCGTGTACGTCGTCCAGGGTTCCCTGGAGGTCGACCTCGACGGGGAGACGTACGCGCTGCGCCCGGACCAGGGGCTGATGATCCCGCCGTACATGCGGCACCGCTTCCGCAACGTCGGGGACACCGAGGCCCGGATGGTCTTCCACCTCGGCCCGCTGGCGCCGCGGCCGGAACTGGGGCACGTCGACACCGAGGGCGCCGAGGCGAGCACCCCGGCCGCCCCACCCGAACGACCGGAGCCGGTGTCATGA
- a CDS encoding SchA/CurD-like domain-containing protein translates to MTPLSERISQSAFDGSRLRVVLLLDLREGAQQQFLEAYEQLRNQVASVPGHLSDQLCQSIENPSQWLITSEWESAPPFLAWVNSEEHVKMVQPLHSCVRDTRSLRFSVLRETSGAAAGAPESARGRLQAHPRVGDGVVRHALTFTVKPGSESMVADILSGYTSPEARVDAGTRLLRTSLFMYGNRVVRTIEVQGDLVAALRHVSRQPEVRAVEEAINPYLEQDRDLNDPDSARVFFTRAALPAVHHVAIGGREPRDSRDLERHALFYPAKDGCGLSLAKLLARQDEEAADDPVCPVHSSTVFQRDDIVVRLVDLRVPLDRDPLVSLGARGPRSLAALRRLLDGDVAGGLTSDRDLARFLARADMDLVTDRRAPGA, encoded by the coding sequence ATGACACCGCTGTCGGAACGAATATCGCAGTCCGCCTTCGACGGATCCAGACTCCGGGTCGTGCTCCTGCTGGACCTGCGGGAAGGTGCCCAGCAGCAGTTCCTGGAAGCCTACGAGCAGCTGCGGAACCAGGTCGCGTCGGTCCCCGGGCACCTCAGCGACCAGCTGTGCCAGTCCATCGAGAACCCCTCCCAGTGGCTGATCACCAGCGAATGGGAGAGCGCTCCGCCGTTCCTCGCCTGGGTCAACAGCGAGGAGCACGTGAAGATGGTGCAGCCGCTGCACAGCTGCGTACGCGATACCCGCTCCCTGCGCTTCAGCGTCCTGCGCGAGACCTCCGGTGCGGCCGCCGGTGCCCCCGAGTCCGCGCGGGGCCGGCTCCAGGCGCACCCCCGGGTCGGGGACGGCGTGGTCCGGCACGCGCTGACCTTCACCGTGAAGCCCGGCAGCGAGTCGATGGTGGCCGACATCCTCTCCGGCTACACCTCCCCCGAGGCCCGGGTCGACGCCGGCACCCGGCTGCTCCGCACCTCCCTCTTCATGTACGGCAACCGCGTCGTGCGGACCATCGAGGTGCAGGGCGACCTGGTCGCCGCGCTGCGCCATGTCTCCCGGCAGCCCGAGGTCCGGGCCGTCGAGGAGGCCATCAACCCGTACCTGGAGCAGGACCGGGACCTCAACGACCCCGATTCCGCCCGGGTGTTCTTCACCCGCGCCGCGCTGCCCGCGGTCCACCACGTGGCGATCGGCGGCCGGGAGCCCCGGGACTCCCGGGACCTCGAGCGGCATGCGCTCTTCTACCCGGCGAAGGACGGCTGCGGCCTGTCGCTGGCCAAGCTGCTGGCCCGTCAGGACGAGGAGGCCGCCGACGACCCGGTGTGCCCCGTCCACAGCAGCACGGTCTTCCAGCGCGACGACATCGTCGTCCGCCTCGTCGACCTGCGGGTCCCGCTCGACCGCGACCCGCTGGTGTCCCTCGGGGCCCGTGGCCCCCGCAGCCTCGCCGCGCTGCGGCGGCTGCTCGACGGCGACGTGGCCGGCGGTCTGACCAGCGACCGCGACCTCGCGCGCTTCCTGGCCCGCGCCGACATGGACCTCGTCACCGACCGCCGGGCCCCCGGCGCCTGA
- a CDS encoding FAD-dependent monooxygenase, with amino-acid sequence MNPKAEDRVPVLIVGGSLVGLSASLFLGRLGVPHVLVEKHPATSRHPRGRGNNVRTMELYRVAGAERRIQEAASVLADNHGILQARSLTGDEQEWLFREIDPGGALARFSPSRWCLCSQNDLEPVLLECARELGGDLRFHTELMTCDQDADGVTAVVKDRNTGEHTTLRADYLVAADGPRSPVRERLGIGRSGPGDLFHNVSITFRAPELADAVGDRRFIACYLTNPEADGALLPVDNRAEWVFHAPWHPDRGETLEDFTDARCIEHIRRATGVPGMAVEITGKAPWHAAERVAERYSAGRILLAGDAAHEMSPTGAFGSNTGIQDAHNLAWKLAAVLDGSADPALLDTYEEERRPVAEVTSARASARSAEHSHPGYDPGPGGGGRQRGVLTVALGYCYPRGAVIGADPELPVVPERMRLTGEPGTRAPHLWVHADGERRSTLDLYERSFVLLTGTEDGKIWRAAAEAAAAHWTARLDHYRVGTDADADLVPEGGTDWAEVHGTAPEGAVLVRPDGFVGWRAEGRVADPEGALREVLGGLLRRA; translated from the coding sequence ATGAACCCGAAGGCCGAAGACCGGGTGCCGGTACTGATCGTGGGCGGGTCCCTGGTGGGCCTGTCCGCCTCCCTGTTCCTGGGGCGGCTGGGCGTCCCGCACGTCCTGGTCGAGAAGCACCCGGCCACCTCGCGGCATCCACGCGGACGGGGGAACAACGTCCGCACGATGGAGCTGTACCGGGTGGCCGGCGCCGAGCGCCGGATCCAGGAGGCGGCCTCGGTCCTCGCCGACAACCACGGGATCCTCCAGGCCCGTTCACTGACCGGCGACGAACAGGAGTGGCTGTTCCGGGAGATCGACCCGGGCGGCGCGCTGGCCCGCTTCAGCCCGTCCCGGTGGTGCCTGTGCAGCCAGAACGACCTGGAGCCGGTGCTGCTGGAGTGCGCCCGCGAGCTGGGCGGCGACCTGCGGTTCCACACCGAGCTGATGACGTGCGACCAGGACGCCGACGGCGTGACCGCGGTCGTCAAGGACCGGAACACCGGCGAGCACACCACTCTCCGCGCCGACTACCTCGTCGCCGCGGACGGGCCGCGCAGCCCGGTGCGGGAGCGGCTGGGCATCGGCCGGTCCGGCCCCGGCGACCTCTTCCACAACGTCAGCATCACCTTCCGGGCCCCGGAGCTGGCCGACGCGGTCGGCGACCGCCGCTTCATCGCCTGCTACCTGACGAATCCGGAGGCCGACGGGGCGCTGCTGCCCGTGGACAACCGCGCGGAGTGGGTCTTCCACGCGCCCTGGCACCCCGACCGGGGCGAGACCCTGGAGGACTTCACCGACGCGCGCTGCATCGAGCACATCCGCCGGGCGACCGGCGTACCGGGCATGGCGGTCGAGATCACCGGCAAGGCTCCCTGGCACGCCGCGGAGCGGGTCGCCGAGCGGTACTCCGCGGGCCGGATCCTCCTCGCCGGCGACGCCGCCCACGAGATGTCCCCGACGGGCGCGTTCGGCTCCAACACCGGCATCCAGGACGCGCACAACCTCGCCTGGAAGCTCGCCGCGGTCCTCGACGGCTCCGCGGACCCCGCGCTGCTGGACACCTACGAGGAGGAGCGCCGGCCGGTGGCCGAGGTGACCAGCGCCCGCGCCTCGGCCCGCTCCGCCGAGCACAGCCACCCCGGCTACGACCCGGGCCCCGGGGGCGGCGGCCGGCAGCGCGGGGTGCTGACCGTCGCGCTCGGCTACTGCTATCCGCGCGGCGCGGTCATCGGCGCCGACCCCGAACTCCCGGTCGTTCCCGAGCGGATGCGGCTGACCGGCGAGCCGGGCACCCGGGCTCCGCACCTGTGGGTGCACGCGGACGGCGAGCGGCGCTCCACGCTGGACCTCTACGAGCGGTCGTTCGTCCTGCTGACCGGCACCGAGGACGGCAAGATCTGGCGCGCCGCGGCGGAGGCCGCCGCAGCGCACTGGACGGCCCGGCTGGACCACTACCGCGTGGGCACCGACGCCGACGCCGACCTGGTCCCGGAGGGCGGCACCGACTGGGCCGAGGTGCACGGGACGGCGCCGGAGGGCGCGGTGCTGGTGCGGCCGGACGGCTTCGTGGGGTGGCGCGCGGAGGGACGCGTCGCCGACCCGGAGGGCGCGCTGCGCGAGGTGCTCGGCGGCCTGCTCCGCCGGGCCTGA
- a CDS encoding glutathione peroxidase codes for MSLYDIPLRTLTGEPASLADYEGKALLVVNVASKCGLTPQYTGLERLQQLFADRGFSVLGFPSNQFAGQEPGTAEEIATFCSTTYGVSFPLFEKTDVNGADRHPLYAELTATPDAEGTAGDVQWNFEKFLIDHTGTVAARFRPRTEPEAAELVAAIEAALPA; via the coding sequence ATGAGCCTGTACGACATCCCGCTGCGCACCCTGACCGGTGAGCCCGCCTCCCTCGCCGACTACGAAGGCAAGGCGTTGCTGGTGGTGAACGTGGCGTCCAAGTGCGGGCTGACCCCGCAGTACACGGGGCTGGAGCGGCTCCAGCAGCTGTTCGCCGACCGTGGTTTCAGCGTTCTGGGCTTCCCCAGCAACCAGTTCGCGGGCCAGGAACCGGGCACGGCCGAGGAGATCGCGACGTTCTGCTCGACGACGTACGGCGTCAGCTTCCCGCTGTTCGAGAAGACCGACGTCAACGGCGCGGACCGGCACCCGCTGTACGCCGAACTCACCGCCACCCCGGATGCCGAGGGCACGGCCGGCGACGTCCAGTGGAACTTCGAGAAGTTCCTCATCGACCACACCGGCACGGTGGCCGCCCGCTTCCGCCCGCGCACGGAGCCGGAGGCGGCGGAGCTGGTGGCGGCAATCGAGGCAGCACTGCCGGCCTGA